ACAGCTCACTCTGTCAATAGGCCATAGATCAGGCGAAGAAAGCTCCGGCTGCGAAGCCTAGCAGTCGGAGCTTTCTTCACTCGTAAATACAGCTTCTCAGATCGTCCAAGTTGGCTTCTGGAATGCCCTCTGCCGATCGGATGTAAATCCGCTGACAATGAGGGCAGAGATACCTTTCGATCAAACGGATTTGCCCAGTAGCATCATCTTGCGTATAGAAGACCTCTCCATCGTCCATCGCCCTCAGGACCTGACCTAATGTCCACCTCATGTCGGCCCAATCCGCCCGATCTCCTGTGCCGACGCCCGCGATGTGAATGTGGGGAACTGGACGACGGATTCGCATCCGTTTCACACAGACCACACGCCACAACACCATCTTGACTCACTTGGACTGCAACCTAGTAACGGCTTCCCGCAGCGCATCCCGCACTTGTGCCATGTGCTCCTCGTCCCGATAGCTCTGTCGTGGCCAAAAGAACCCCTTCAAACCATCTTTCCTTCGGCGGGGGATCACGTGGATATGCAGGTGAGGAACGCTCTGGCTCACCCGGTTGTTGATGGCCACGAAGGAGCCATCGGCCCCCAGCCCTTGCTCCATCGCCAGCGACAACCACTGCGCGTTGACGAACAGGGGCATGAGCAAACCTGGAGGCAAGTCAGCCAGCGTTTCGTAGTGTTCCCGGGGGATCAACAAACAGTGCCCCGGGAAGACAGGACGATGATCGAGAAATGCCAATGAGAGCTCATCCTGGAGAACGATATGGCTATCCACCTCACCACTGGCGATCCGGCAAAACAGGCATTCAGCATCTGAGCGGTTGAGAGTCATGGCCTTCGTCTCGTGGAGCAAGCCAGGCGGCCTCTCCGCTTGAGCACTTCCGTCTACAGCCACCGCTTCATCCGGAAATATACGATGAGAGCAAGGCTCACCAGCGCCATCATTCCCAGAGCGAAAGGATATCCCAGTTGCCATTCCAGTTCCGGCATGAACCGAAAGTTCATCCCATATATCCCGGCAATCAGGGCATCCGACATCAGGATGATCGAGGCCATTGTTAGGAGCTTCATGATCTGGTTCAGGTGGTTGGACTGGATGGAAAGGTAGCTATCCAGCGCGTTGGACAACAGGTCGCGATAGGTGTCAATCGTATCCACCACGCGTACGAGGTGATCGTAGATATCCTGAAGATAGGCTATGTCCTCGGGTTTGAAGATGGGCAGCTCTCGTCGCAACAACACGTTCAGCACATCGCGCTCAGGAGCAACGACGTGCCTCAGGCGCAACAGATCGGTTTTCAGTCCGAAAATGGTCTGGATCACGCCCTCGCTAAAGCGGGTGAAGAGGATATCCTCCAGTTCCTCGATCCTATCGCCCACCTGGTCCATAAGTGGGAAATAGTCGTCCACCAACGCATCCAGCAGAGCATAGACCAGGGCACTGACCTTATGATCCAAGGGACTATCGGGGGCCAACCAGCGGGCGGCCGTCTCGCGGAGCTGGCGAATTTCGCCCTGATGGACAGTGACCAGGTAATTGGCGCCGATGAACAGGCTAAGCGCCTGAAGCCGAATCGAGCTAGCGACAGCATCATAAGCGGCCGCGTAGAAGACGACGAAGTAATAGCGGCCATAAGTGTCCACCTTCGGCCGCTCATGGGCGCGAATGGCGTCCTCGATAGCTAGCGGGTGGAACTGCAATTGGTCGCGCAGCAGGGCGATGTCCTGTTCAGTGGGGTCGCAGATGTCAAGCCAAATAGTAGCGCTTGGATCGACGAGGGCAGCCTTAATCGCTGGCAATGGCAGGTTAGCTTCGAGCTGGCCGTTCTGGGATACGAGGAGCGTACGCATACACCAGGAGATTCGTGTCCACTAGAACCTTATCGCTCATGCAGGTCCTCCTGCCACCAAGCACGCCGGCCAGGCACAGGACTCTGCTGGATCAAGCTCTGAATGAAGGCACGTCCTTCCTCCCAGGTCGCCAGGTCACGCCTGGGAAGACGTATAGCACGAGTATATCGGCCAATGGCCCCATGAATGATCTCGATCTCGATCGCCCTTTGTTTCCTTGACAGTCGCTTGAGGATGACTTCCCGATGAGGCTCGATGTATATCTGCTTCCGTATCTTAGTCGCCATGGATTCATCTTCTTTGTGTGACTCTCAGACAAGTACACCGCATTATACATCGTTTTCTCGCGCTGGTAAAGCGTTACTGAATCTTGGAAGGGATCAGAAAAAAGGCCGGGCCCGAGGATCGAGCCCGGCCTGGCTGGCGCTCGCTCACCAAACGCTTCTACCACACCGTATACCCACCATCAATCACCAAATCGTGCCCTGTCACGTAGTCCGACGCCGAGGACGCCAGGTACACCACTGCTCCCTGCAGGTCCGCCACCTCCGCCATCCGCCCCAAAGGGATCAACTCCAGCCATCCTGGCACCATATGCGCCACCTGCGGCGATTCGACCAGCGGAGTGCGAGTATAGCCGGGGCTGATGGAGTTGACACAGATGCCGTACTTGGCCCATTCCGCCGCCAGGCTGCGGGTTAGGTGGACCACCCCCGCCTTTGAGGCATTATACGCCACCTGGTTCTGCGGCCGGTTCACGATGGTACCCGACATGGATGCGGTGTTGATGATCTTCCCCGACCGACGCGGGATCATGACACGGGCCTCAGCCTGCGCGCACAGGAATACCCCCTTCAGGTTGATGTTAATGACGCGATCCCACTCGGCCTCGCTCATGTCCTCGGCGTTAGCCCAGCCGCCCACCCCTGCGTTGTTCACGCCGATATCCAGCTTTCCCCAGGCCTCCACGACGGTGTCTACCATCCGTCGCACATCATCCGCCTTCGCCACATCTGCGATGATCGCCAACGAGCGACGGCCCAGCGCCCGGATCTCCGCAGCGACTTTCTCCGCCGTCTCTGGGTTGATGTCCACGATCGCGACATCGGCGCCTGCCTCCGCTAGCGCGTGGGCAAACGCTCGGCCAATGCCCTGTCCGCCGCCCGTCACAAGCGCAGTTTTGCCGTCCAATCGAAAGCGATCTAGAATGCCCATCATCGCCTCTTGCGTCCTATGGTATCAGCACCACTTTGATAGACTCGTCGCCACAATGGGCAAGCTCTAGCCCCTCAGCAAACCTATCCAACGGCAGTCGGTGGGTTACCAGTGCTTCGCCGTCCACCACGCCCTTGCGCAGATATTCGATAGCCAGCGGATAGCAGTACGGCCCTAGGTGTGCACCGTGAATGTTCAGCTCTTTTACGTCACCGATGATGGACCAGTCCACCGCTACCGGACCAGCGTGCACGCTGAACTCGACGAAGGTGCCCAGCCGCCGGATCATCTGTAGGCCTTGCGCCACTGCCGCCCCGGCCCCTGTCGCCTCGATGTACACATCGCAGCCATAGCCGTCGGTCAGGTCCAGCACCCGCTGCACTGCGTCTCCCTGGGTGACATCAATCGCCAGGTCTGCCCCCAGCTCCTTAGCCATCATTAGCCGCTTCGGCTTGGCGTCCAGCGCAATAAGCATCCCTGGCCCCTTCTGCTTCGCCACCTGAAGCATGCACAGTCCGATCGGCCCCATGCCGGCGATCACCACCACATCGCCCAGTTGGATATTCCCACGCTCCACTGCATGAATGGCGCAGGCCAACGGCTCAATCAGGGCAGCGTGCTCAGGTAGGAGATCTGATGGCACCTTGTGGTTGATCGCGTTGGCTGGGAAGCGCATATACTCTGCCCACGCGCCCTCAGCTCGGTCTTTTTTAAAGCCATAGATGTCATGTCGCTGGCACATCCAGTACTGGCCACGCCGACAGAAGCGACACTGCCAACACGGTACGATCTGCTCAGACACGGCCATATCACCTATAGCCAGCCCATACTTCTCCGCAGCTCCCTCTCCCAAAGCCACCACTTGGCCGACGAACTCATGGCCAGGGGTGACCGGCACCTCGATGTAGGGCGCGATCTCCTCCGATCCCCACACGCGAGCGCCGTAAAAGGTCTTGACATCACTGGCGCAGATGCCCGTTGCCAACACGCGGATCAGCACTTCGCCAGGCCCGATTGGTGGAACCGGCACCTCTTCCAGGCGGTAATCCTGAATGCCATGCACGCGCACGGCCTTCATCGTCTTTGGAATCCCCATCTCACCTCACTCCCCAGAGTGGTCTCCTTGAGCTTTGACGGACAGAGGGCGATGCGCGCAAAAGGGGGAGGACGCGCTCATCCCCATCTCGCGATGAC
The genomic region above belongs to Anaerolineae bacterium and contains:
- a CDS encoding HIT family protein, which gives rise to MTLNRSDAECLFCRIASGEVDSHIVLQDELSLAFLDHRPVFPGHCLLIPREHYETLADLPPGLLMPLFVNAQWLSLAMEQGLGADGSFVAINNRVSQSVPHLHIHVIPRRRKDGLKGFFWPRQSYRDEEHMAQVRDALREAVTRLQSK
- a CDS encoding SDR family oxidoreductase; amino-acid sequence: MGILDRFRLDGKTALVTGGGQGIGRAFAHALAEAGADVAIVDINPETAEKVAAEIRALGRRSLAIIADVAKADDVRRMVDTVVEAWGKLDIGVNNAGVGGWANAEDMSEAEWDRVININLKGVFLCAQAEARVMIPRRSGKIINTASMSGTIVNRPQNQVAYNASKAGVVHLTRSLAAEWAKYGICVNSISPGYTRTPLVESPQVAHMVPGWLELIPLGRMAEVADLQGAVVYLASSASDYVTGHDLVIDGGYTVW
- a CDS encoding alcohol dehydrogenase catalytic domain-containing protein → MGIPKTMKAVRVHGIQDYRLEEVPVPPIGPGEVLIRVLATGICASDVKTFYGARVWGSEEIAPYIEVPVTPGHEFVGQVVALGEGAAEKYGLAIGDMAVSEQIVPCWQCRFCRRGQYWMCQRHDIYGFKKDRAEGAWAEYMRFPANAINHKVPSDLLPEHAALIEPLACAIHAVERGNIQLGDVVVIAGMGPIGLCMLQVAKQKGPGMLIALDAKPKRLMMAKELGADLAIDVTQGDAVQRVLDLTDGYGCDVYIEATGAGAAVAQGLQMIRRLGTFVEFSVHAGPVAVDWSIIGDVKELNIHGAHLGPYCYPLAIEYLRKGVVDGEALVTHRLPLDRFAEGLELAHCGDESIKVVLIP
- the corA gene encoding magnesium/cobalt transporter CorA, which codes for MRTLLVSQNGQLEANLPLPAIKAALVDPSATIWLDICDPTEQDIALLRDQLQFHPLAIEDAIRAHERPKVDTYGRYYFVVFYAAAYDAVASSIRLQALSLFIGANYLVTVHQGEIRQLRETAARWLAPDSPLDHKVSALVYALLDALVDDYFPLMDQVGDRIEELEDILFTRFSEGVIQTIFGLKTDLLRLRHVVAPERDVLNVLLRRELPIFKPEDIAYLQDIYDHLVRVVDTIDTYRDLLSNALDSYLSIQSNHLNQIMKLLTMASIILMSDALIAGIYGMNFRFMPELEWQLGYPFALGMMALVSLALIVYFRMKRWL